The Branchiostoma lanceolatum isolate klBraLanc5 chromosome 3, klBraLanc5.hap2, whole genome shotgun sequence DNA segment atatatagatatagatatagatacatatataaATAGACAGAAAGATATATCAATGTTCCGCTTGAATCTTTTAAAGTAACAAGCAACAGGATACagtaaaatacatatacataaatagAAAATGTATCAGTATACATGACGACACACAGCTGCTTCTGGTCTCTTAAATCTCACCACAATTCACAACAACACAAGCATAGGTAAATATGATTACAAAGCcgtacaaaacacacaaaaaaaaacttaacaaaCATACATCTGGAAACAGATTGCCAGCATTCCCACGTGCAAATACTTTGGAGTTCCGCAAAACTCTGGCATCGTGGACACTCCCCGGCCAGCCCACGTTGATGTTCATAAAGCTGAAAGTAAAAACATAGTACACTATTAGAAATACGAGAACCACTCAAGTTGATAAGGAATAATTGTTATCAATGTGTCACATTAAGGGGAAGCCCATATACAAAGCCTATTAAACTAAGCTACCATTTCAAGAAACAAATATTATCATCATAGTAAATATATAAAAACACACGAAATTCATTATCTACAAAAATTTTCCAGATAAAGAACCAATCCTCACCGGTATAAAGGGTCAACCACGGCCTGCATAATCACAGAATGGAAGCCCTTCCTGTTGAAGTAGTCTGTGTGGTGATTCTCGGGGCCAATGATGGGGATGTGCGTTCCATCAATTGCTCCCGCGCACTGTGGGAAGCGCCACTTGTCTTCAAAGGTATCGACAATCTCGCGGAGGTCCTGGCCTCTAGGAAGCCGAATATATTGCTTCTTCAACTCCCTAACTATTGCCTTGCACACCTCGTGCACGACTGTGCAAACGGTCGACTTTCCAAGGCCAAAAAGGTGTGCCAGAGTCCTGTATCCGCATCCCGTGGCCAAGTACCACAAAGCGACGCCGACCCGCTTTTCCACAGGGATAGGGGCCCTTCGATTGATTCTACGCCGTCGCTGCAGTCTTGGTCGCAACCTATCACACAAATAATCAAAGGTGAGCTTGCTCAAACGGAAGTTTTCCTGCCAGTCCGAGTCGGTAAAGGTACCAAGCACAATGTTTtcccaccaatcgtcgcttcgttcacgctcccagattgtcctgtctacagctcttgccgcgttcattacctgtactacagctaggccaatatacaaaagccttcgtcgttcacgctttctcgcgatcatagcccgccgattgcgttcccttccacggctacagaacattctccagagatacaaaatcatcaaaagttCGTGGATTCCCGCCATTTTGgtagcaagcgacgccgaacctttgacctcaacCTATGACCTCAAACGAGCGTCACATAGCGATACTCCTGTGAAACACAGcgtgcttcaatcgtgcttcaatcgcgatcaatcgcgatcggatcacggcgtactataatccacttggcgaagagcagtgtgaacgcaaaagtttatttgcgttcaatcgcgatcggatcgattcaatcgcgattatacttcaatcgcgattgaaaaaaatgagtgtgaacggggtctttgtTTCCTGATAGAAAGAAAAGGCTTGCCATTGCCAGGCAGGAAGGACACCAGAGGTAACTAAGAACCCAGCGGATGTTTGAATGACCACCTATCATATTCAGTTGGCTTTTAGGGTTGGGGAATGTGTAAGGAAACCATAGGCAGTAAAGGTACAAAACAGATCGTACAAAGTACAGGTAAAACATCCAGGATCTAAATACTGCTTTTTTTATCTGTTTCCTGTAAAACTTGTCCTTTAAGCTGTCgaaaattattgaaaatttCTATGGTAATTCAAGAAATCTTCCTGCTAATTCCTTCAGCACCTAATGAAATCTAAGAAGCCTACATTATCATTGTACATAGGTTTGTAGttcagaaatatattttcagcGATGTGAACTAATCTGTATTTTCTTCAGGTACAGAAGTATAACCGAATGGTCCGAACGAGAAATGTCACATTTGTAAAACTGCCAGAATTCATAAATTCTTTACGTTACATTAGCAGACTTCAACAATTCAGAATTCACAAAATCAGCCCTGAACATTTCCAGAAGTGCATTCTGTGCAACAGTCTAAATATCTTAGTAAACATTTGTGCTTCGGTACAGAAGATGACAGTTCCTATATGCTCCTTTAAATATATTCATATCGGAAAAGCCCAGCCAATAACCAAATTAGTCGTTGGACATTAGAAACATTTGTGTCATATGTTAAACTTGGGAGCCCAGTTCCAGACCGCATGATGCAATAGTCATGCCGGCAGGCTGAAACTAATTCAGTTACCCTTGATACCCCCCTCTGCACAGCAAGCACAAATCCACATTTGCTGAATAATGACGTCCCTGAATCAGACAGAAATCGTTTTATATCAGAAATGTCATTAAAATGCCAGATTGGTGCTACGTACAAAAAGTAATAGTAGCAATTATTGGACTACTTTAATCAAAATACAGACAGGACAAAGCAACGGGAGGCTTATATCTTATTCAACTTCAAGGTCAGGCCAATACCAATCATGTATATGCACTGCTGGCCTTGATCATTTTCACAGGAGGGAAATAATGACACCAATGCATGCTGTACATCTCCTGTAATTTAGTCCCAGGTAATACCATACCCAGGTGGTGCCATGTTGGCGTAATGCTTAGGGTATTTGGCCCTGAACTtggaatcctctgacatgccactgatcaTGATGTGGTTctcttgggaaaggctctttacaagactttcctcactccacccagatgtaaaaatgggtacctgacttcggtatgggaggtaaaaggcggtgggaggagagggatgggctcagccttccaatactgtgacctatactacatgtataccaacccactgcccctaaggccttaaaaaggctatggaacttcCATTAAGTATACCCACCCTTTTTCTAATGACAGGACTggtgaataaaacaaaattactGAATGCAATACCTTTCAGAATAATGTGTACttaatatattatatacatatgaACATGCCTACATTAATTAACACCTCTTTTTGTGATGTGCTACAGAAAATAATAaaagactagaaaggcaacatttgcgagcaaatacagcatgtttagccatactcctcgccatgcaaaaaatggactctcccaaaataacaatggaccattctaaaatacttgcactaaaaaaatgaatcaccccagtccaaaattgagtcttccagtagcacctcaacacaatatggaccagtccacaaccatatccactaattgattaacaaatacacttctgctaaaaaatggactttttcataatcattccagctcaaaattgaaaaataattaaagaatcctccccttgcaagaatgggatattccgtgccatttccatgtaaaccagtcgaaaaatatccgctgaaaattacactcttgcgcataatcaacccagttcaaaattgaattaaaaaagatcaaccccagggaagaatgaagttttccatagtatacatatgaagatttgacaggagacgaaggaaatgaccaacatatttgagtcaattcaaagtcaccgagagggttttagtataatatttgtaatatgtttgaactattttgattaaaagaatgtctaagtcacaatagttctaaagtgttcaaacaattagaattgaaacttataacatgtttgaacttatttcacatacgttggaaacatttcgaacgtaactacacaaaaatctctttatttagaacagtttcaaaccatctatccaaatgtttcaatgttcgaacaatttgtaacaaaagattttcacaattgccctcataaacgaaggtgctaagtcctcctgtgtgtttctgcctattttcggtggccgcgctagaccaccagcggatttgttttgacggagcgtcacccgcgcgcgacgatgtacactgttcggcaccgcaaatatccggcattttcccgctccaaaacactccacaagacccacgtttttagtgttttgcctcttgtgcaacacgattcgatttgcattactaacgggacgaaaatgatagaaaaaattcaccccgtcccggcgtccgtcccaaaaacatgaacgacatgaaaatatattttcttacagattcaatcacgaaaatcaacagcatgggattccaaattttcgcaacggccgaccatttatcatggctgaacttccttccaaggcgtgcgatagataaacattcccggcacataatagtcactagtaccagactaacgcaagctcatgatgataatagggagaaagtttgtcagtgaagtttggccaccagagggtacattcatttaacgttacaagctagcgcaaaggggcgaatcattgaccttaccggggactgactctactggcctaatcattccttttttgccgaattctacgatccatacgcccgtacgtaggacatgtaggaaggccaggtggtggacgctacacatcacgggagacgcgtgttggtccgagacagacagcggcgtgctttcgatcgcgtagcggcgacgcaccgctgcgacaacgtgccggaccaaaacgcctgtccccagtgagaccatgtgttttgcgcggcatgccccgaatccgtctaccattgctgaatgtagcccgattcatagaggtctattttgtaagcattatttcatgtacccctcagcgtgagaattccttgtgcaacacttcgctacattatatgtttacgtttccccgcgcaccgcctaccacccgcctttgatcatgtatgaagtcggcggcagagagagatcatcaatcaattttgacaggagtgttgcgccagtctgaggagaaacgatctcccgtgttgtgttgaagaatttggagtttgaaaatatctggaataactaatgctagaataaacattcacaaaatcattgatttaacttgttttctgttataaaatttcctaaactgcaatttaaccactgagtttaagggaacatggtgttttcccgataatcacgttaaatgtttatgtccggtctttcctcctcgtaagcaaacttccagcttggccaggtgcaaggcactcggggtcaacgacctgtaggtcatatgtagtattgaaagtgacagaagtggcaaatattgtcaagatagcccaaaataaatcgttttgaatatatgtatgccaaaaatgggaatgtagtcctttaaatatttgttcaagccacatatacagcaaatttcaggtcattcggttgaaataccagggcgcaggaggccaagatatgctaaaaatagcttaaaaacctcgataaaatcactttcaaggtcaatatcaaaacaaggaaaagaacgcacattggtttttgcctacattacctctgtaccaaatttcaggtcatttggtcaaaaaatgacagagatgaatcgatttgaagatttgacaggagaagaagaagaagaaaaagaagaaacatgagagaaaacaatatgtttagccatacttatggctaaacataattatcaGAATTTCAAAGTTGTACAAGTGCTGGAAATCACTCCAACTCATTTCACAGTATAGACCATATCACAAACATGAGTGGTCAAATCCATGTACCACACAGTAGAAGACCCCCACAGTGATTAATTTATAGGACTACCACATATATATTACTTCAATAGACTGGCGACCTGTCTGCAGTAGCTAAACAGGAGCTGACAGCATGGCGACAGCCACACCCCCGTTGCTAAGCAACCTAAGACGTAATGACAGATATATTGAACATGGCTAAAGTCCATCTTCAAGAGTAAATTCTATTATAGTAAATTCTATTTCTAGTCATGACCAAATCAGTCTGCAAGCCAAGCTATGTTCTAAATTTTCCACCTTGAGTGAGGCTAAAATAAAATGTTAAGTTTCGAAATATTCTTAaatacatattgacatgtaacaATCCCTGCATGGTATATACATAGAAAAATATAGCAAAGAATGTCTAAacgttagaaattcctccaatcaTAAAGTCCATTCTCATCCCacactatacactcttgtattaggtagattagcctaaTTAAATAGAACAGTTACTGCAGTTatttaccagtagatgccatacttttgcaattaagttatatatattaagtcagggtgcaaaatacctggttgcacgttgcacagtgcaacaagatttcggttggtgcaagttaattccaaacccaggtagcgcagtgtgcaaccttatattttgagccaaagatttcaatccgagccctggaagctcacaaaaacacagtgtcactctcataaaattcggtaaatcttcaattgaaataaagaaatcaacactttttcattttaaaccatccaaaacccttcatagatcatggaatttgagctgaaaaagacgaaaacacactgccctcagctaaacaagatgttgttaggtcaatgggaacacaatactatctaatatatattttgaaatgttagtagtattatacgctacatacgagcttgatttgaagaaatcggtgaatgttgctggagcaacctgaaatttggatgtgcaacctagcatttgcccttggttgcaacatgggcaacctggctcaaaaaagtatttcgcaccctgtaaaGACAGGAATACCCACATTAAACAGcatcatttttctacaaaagtcaagtacatgtatcaacagtagaaaaatttgtaGGAAGCAGTCATTGATTTCAAACAAGCATGAAAATTTTCAAATTATCACAAAGGGAGtgcaaaaaaaatacattgtatggtaatatagtatgatacatgtacaataggtATGGTCCTTACATTACAAGTAAAGGGTTTTGACGGTTTTGACCACTAAAAAATTGTATATACATGCACAGTAGCTTGTGGATTGCATACACATTATTTACATTTTCCTGGTCTTCAGAAGTGTTTGAAAAGTTATCAAGTTCGTGTGACAaacgtatatttacaatatttttttctccataACTCTGGTGACCTCTCTTTCTTGCTTGAGTCACTCCTTATCATGAAGCTCTTAAACAATACAGGAACTCAAATACTTCAGTCCTGGCGGGCTGCCAGGGCAAACAGGCTGGAGCCAGACCCTACTACACACTGCCAACTGGAACATCATGACTAAACAAGAATGAACGGCTTctgaattattattattaaacaaTACACTTCTTTCCAGTTGGTCTCTATGCTGTGCTTAGAGTAAATTCTTGATGACATCCAACTACATCAAAATCACACCAAAATATTATGagtgttttgtcatgtttgtcCGTTTGCATAACTTTATAAGGACCAAAAGGTCCaagaacaaagaaatcaaattggtgagGCATTATCAAGAAAGGTCTATGCTAAAAATGGGCAAGTTGGTTAGTCACGGTAAACAGCATTATGTAAGTGTCATTGACTTCTGTGCTTATTCTCACTAAAATGAAAAACACATTGTCTATTTCATAATGCTACACAAGACAGCCTGATTTAAACATCTGACTTGTCAAAAATTGGGAGTCATTGAGTCGGAAAATTAGACTTCATGCTGTAAGAGATGATGTTAAAAACAGCACGCCTGAACTGTGCAagatatttgttattttcactTGATTGTGAAATCCAAGCTGCAATACTATGTTGTAGTCAAACACATTTGTAAGTATGAAATGGCCATACAGTTACAATACTTTTGCATTGTTTAATCAATCTTACTTTACAGCAGCTATAAATTTGACAAGTCATCATTGGTTAAATCTGTGTGATTCTGTTATGGTCTTTAAAGACATCCCTACCATCTTTTACCTGATCAACTACAGGAGTCCCTAGATATAGGATAATGTGTTTCTGAGCCCTTGTCTTTGA contains these protein-coding regions:
- the LOC136429103 gene encoding uncharacterized protein, producing the protein MNAARAVDRTIWERERSDDWWENIVLGTFTDSDWQENFRLSKLTFDYLCDRLRPRLQRRRRINRRAPIPVEKRVGVALWYLATGCGYRTLAHLFGLGKSTVCTVVHEVCKAIVRELKKQYIRLPRGQDLREIVDTFEDKWRFPQCAGAIDGTHIPIIGPENHHTDYFNRKGFHSVIMQAVVDPLYRFMNINVGWPGSVHDARVLRNSKVFARGNAGNLFPDDTREINGTDVPIMILGDPAYPLLPWLMKGYADTGQLTQQQKRFNYRLSSARMVVECAFGRLKGRWRCLLKRIDINIAAVPDIIGATCVLHNLCEMHGETFDLAWEAPVDADAPVDAGADAPADADAPADAPADADAPADADAPADAPADARPTEVRDALTLLFDQQRR